The Enterobacter asburiae genome window below encodes:
- a CDS encoding MurR/RpiR family transcriptional regulator: protein MNMLEKIQFQLEHLSKSERKVAEVILASPAQAIHSSIAALAQEAGVSEPTVNRFCRSLETRGFPDFKLHLAQSLANGTPYVNRNVDEDDSVDAYTAKIFESAMASLDHVRQSLDMSSVNRAVDLLTQAKRIAFFGLGSSAAVAHDAMNKFFRFNVPVIYSDDIVLQRMSCMNCSEDDVVVLISHTGRTKSQVELAQLARENDAMVIALTTAGTPLAREATLAITLDVPEDTDIYMPMVSRLAQLTVIDVLATGFTLRRGAKFRDNLKRVKEALKESRFDKELLIKSDVP from the coding sequence ATGAACATGCTGGAAAAAATCCAGTTTCAACTGGAACACCTTAGCAAATCCGAGCGAAAAGTGGCCGAGGTCATTCTCGCCTCCCCCGCTCAGGCGATTCATTCAAGCATCGCCGCTCTGGCACAGGAAGCGGGTGTTAGCGAACCGACGGTCAATCGCTTTTGCCGCAGCCTGGAAACGCGCGGCTTCCCTGATTTTAAACTGCATCTGGCACAAAGTCTGGCTAACGGCACCCCTTATGTTAATCGTAATGTGGATGAAGACGACAGCGTTGATGCCTATACCGCGAAAATTTTTGAATCGGCCATGGCTTCGCTCGACCACGTCCGTCAGTCTCTGGACATGAGTTCCGTGAATCGCGCGGTGGATTTGCTCACCCAGGCCAAGCGGATTGCATTCTTTGGTCTCGGGTCGTCGGCAGCCGTGGCGCATGACGCGATGAACAAATTTTTCCGCTTTAACGTCCCGGTTATTTATTCCGATGACATTGTGCTGCAACGCATGAGCTGTATGAATTGCAGTGAAGATGACGTCGTGGTGCTGATTTCGCACACCGGCCGCACCAAGAGTCAGGTAGAGCTGGCTCAGCTGGCCCGTGAAAACGATGCCATGGTGATTGCCCTCACCACGGCAGGTACGCCGCTCGCCCGTGAAGCGACGCTGGCGATCACCCTCGACGTGCCGGAAGACACCGACATTTATATGCCGATGGTTTCCCGACTGGCGCAGCTCACCGTGATTGACGTGCTGGCAACCGGTTTTACCTTACGTCGGGGCGCAAAATTCCGGGATAACTTGAAGCGGGTCAAGGAAGCGCTGAAGGAATCGCGTTTTGATAAAGAATTGCTTATAAAGAGCGATGTTCCCTGA
- the pyk gene encoding pyruvate kinase, protein MSRRLRRTKIVTTLGPATDRDNNLEKIIAAGANVVRMNFSHGTPEDHKLRADKVREIAAKLGRHVAILGDLQGPKIRVSTFKEGKVFLNIGDKFLLDANLGKGEGDKEKVGIDYKGLPADVVPGDILLLDDGRVQLKVLEVQGMKVFTEVTVGGPLSNNKGINKLGGGLSAEALTDKDKADIVTAALIGVDYLAVSFPRCGEDLNYARRLARDAGCDAKIVAKVERAEAVCDQDAMDDVILASDVVMVARGDLGVEIGDPELVGIQKALIRRARQLNRAVITATQMMESMITNPMPTRAEVMDVANAVLDGTDAVMLSAETAAGQYPAETVAAMARVCLGAEKIPSINVSKHRLDVQFDNVEEAIAMSAMYAANHLKGVTAIITMTESGRTALMTSRISSGLPIFAMSRHERTLNLTALYRGVTPVHFDSTNDGVSAAHDAVNLLRDKGYLVSGDIVIVTQGDVMSTIGSTNTTRVMTVE, encoded by the coding sequence ATGTCCAGAAGGCTTCGCAGAACCAAGATCGTAACCACCTTAGGCCCGGCCACCGATCGCGATAACAATCTTGAGAAAATTATCGCCGCCGGCGCCAACGTGGTGCGTATGAACTTCTCTCACGGTACGCCAGAAGACCATAAGTTACGTGCCGATAAAGTGCGTGAAATCGCAGCCAAACTGGGCCGCCACGTAGCTATCCTCGGCGATTTGCAGGGTCCAAAAATCCGCGTATCGACCTTTAAAGAGGGTAAAGTTTTCCTCAATATCGGCGACAAATTCCTGCTTGATGCCAACCTGGGCAAAGGCGAAGGCGATAAAGAGAAAGTCGGTATCGACTATAAAGGCCTGCCGGCTGACGTGGTGCCAGGCGATATCCTGCTGCTGGACGACGGTCGCGTACAGCTGAAGGTGCTGGAAGTTCAGGGCATGAAAGTGTTCACCGAAGTCACCGTCGGCGGCCCGCTCTCCAACAATAAAGGCATCAACAAACTGGGCGGCGGCCTCTCTGCAGAAGCGCTTACCGATAAAGACAAAGCGGACATCGTGACGGCTGCGCTGATCGGCGTTGACTACCTGGCGGTCTCCTTCCCGCGCTGCGGCGAAGATCTGAACTATGCGCGTCGTCTGGCACGTGATGCAGGCTGCGATGCTAAAATCGTCGCGAAAGTTGAACGCGCGGAAGCCGTATGCGATCAGGATGCCATGGACGATGTGATCCTCGCGTCCGACGTGGTGATGGTTGCGCGTGGCGACCTGGGCGTGGAAATCGGCGACCCTGAGCTGGTAGGGATCCAGAAAGCGCTGATCCGTCGCGCACGTCAGCTGAACCGCGCGGTGATCACCGCCACTCAAATGATGGAGTCGATGATCACCAACCCAATGCCAACCCGTGCAGAAGTCATGGACGTGGCTAACGCCGTGCTGGACGGTACCGATGCGGTGATGCTCTCTGCGGAAACCGCTGCAGGCCAGTATCCGGCAGAAACCGTGGCCGCCATGGCGCGCGTCTGCCTGGGCGCTGAAAAGATCCCAAGCATCAACGTCTCTAAACACCGTCTGGACGTGCAGTTCGACAACGTGGAAGAAGCGATTGCGATGTCTGCAATGTACGCGGCAAACCATCTGAAGGGCGTTACCGCGATCATCACCATGACCGAATCTGGCCGCACCGCGCTGATGACCTCTCGTATCAGCTCTGGTCTGCCGATCTTCGCCATGTCCCGTCACGAACGTACGCTGAACCTGACCGCGCTGTACCGTGGCGTGACGCCGGTTCACTTCGACAGCACCAATGACGGCGTATCTGCGGCACACGATGCCGTAAACCTGCTGCGCGACAAAGGCTATCTGGTGTCCGGTGATATCGTCATTGTGACCCAGGGCGACGTGATGAGCACCATCGGCTCAACCAACACCACGCGCGTTATGACCGTCGAGTAA
- the lpxM gene encoding lauroyl-Kdo(2)-lipid IV(A) myristoyltransferase (LpxM is lauroyl-Kdo(2)-lipid IV(A) myristoyltransferase, an enzyme characterized in Escherichia coli and involved in biosynthesis of the form of lipid A found in that species and some closely related species.), protein METKKNNIEYIPEFEKSFRHPRNWGAWLGVYAFAGMALLPASVRDPVLGKIGRLAGRLGKSARRRAQINLYYCFPEKSDAEREAIIDEMYTTAPQAMAMMAELALKGPDKIVDRVDWKGLDIIEEMRRNDEKVIFLVPHGWGVDIPAMLMASQGQKMAAMFHNQGNKIYDFVWNTVRRRFGGRLHARNDGIKPFIQSVRQGYWGYYLPDQDHGPEHSEFVDFFATYKATLPAIGRLMKVCRARVIPLFPVYDGKTHRLSIEVRPPMDDLLTADDHTIARRMNEEVEILVGPHAEQYTWILKLLKTRKPGETEPYKRKELYPRK, encoded by the coding sequence ATGGAAACCAAAAAAAACAATATTGAATACATTCCTGAGTTTGAAAAATCCTTCCGCCATCCGCGCAACTGGGGCGCCTGGCTTGGTGTCTATGCCTTTGCGGGGATGGCGTTGCTGCCGGCTTCCGTCCGCGATCCTGTTTTGGGGAAAATTGGCCGTCTGGCCGGGCGTTTAGGCAAGAGCGCCCGCCGTCGCGCGCAGATCAACCTTTACTACTGTTTTCCTGAGAAAAGCGACGCCGAGCGCGAGGCAATCATTGATGAGATGTATACCACCGCGCCGCAGGCAATGGCGATGATGGCCGAACTGGCGCTGAAAGGGCCGGATAAAATCGTCGATCGCGTTGACTGGAAAGGGCTGGACATCATCGAGGAGATGCGCCGCAACGACGAAAAAGTCATTTTCCTCGTCCCCCACGGCTGGGGCGTTGATATTCCGGCGATGCTCATGGCCTCACAGGGGCAGAAAATGGCGGCGATGTTCCATAACCAGGGAAATAAAATCTACGATTTTGTCTGGAACACGGTGCGTCGTCGTTTTGGCGGACGTTTGCATGCGCGTAACGATGGCATTAAGCCCTTCATTCAGTCGGTGCGTCAGGGGTACTGGGGCTACTATCTGCCGGATCAGGACCACGGCCCCGAGCACAGCGAGTTTGTCGATTTCTTTGCGACCTATAAAGCGACGCTTCCCGCGATTGGCCGTCTGATGAAAGTCTGTCGTGCCCGCGTGATCCCGCTATTCCCGGTCTATGACGGCAAAACGCATCGTCTGAGTATTGAGGTTCGTCCGCCGATGGACGATCTGCTCACCGCTGACGACCACACCATCGCCCGTCGAATGAACGAAGAGGTGGAAATCCTGGTGGGGCCGCATGCCGAACAGTACACGTGGATCCTGAAGCTGCTTAAAACGCGGAAACCGGGTGAAACAGAGCCCTATAAACGCAAAGAGCTTTATCCGAGGAAATAA
- the mepM gene encoding murein DD-endopeptidase MepM produces MQQIARSVALAFNNLPRPHRVMLGSLTVLTLAVAVWRPYVYHPSSAPIIKTIELEKSEIRSLLPEASEPIDQAAQEDEAIPQDELDDKTENEAGIHEYVVSTGDTLSSVLNQYGIDMGNISQLAAADKDLRNLKIGQQLSWTLTADGDLQRLTWEMSRRETRTYDRTANGFKMTSEMQKGDWVNSVLKGTVGASFVSSARDAGLTSAEISSVIKAMQWQMDFRKLKKGDEFSVLMSREMLDGKREQSQLLGVRLRSEGKDYYAIRAEDGKFYDRSGTGLAKGFLRFPTAKQFRVSSNFNPRRLNPVTGRVAPHRGVDFAMPQGTPVLAVGDGEVVVAKRSGAAGYYVAVRHGRTYTTRYMHLRKLLVKPGQKVKRGDRIAISGNTGRSTGPHLHYEVWINQQAVNPLTAKLPRTEGLTGKDRTDYLAQVKEVMPQLSLN; encoded by the coding sequence GTGCAACAGATAGCCCGCTCTGTCGCCCTGGCATTTAACAATCTGCCTCGACCCCACCGCGTTATGCTGGGGTCGCTTACAGTTCTCACCTTAGCGGTCGCCGTCTGGCGGCCCTATGTTTACCATCCGAGTTCTGCCCCTATCATTAAAACCATTGAGCTTGAAAAGAGCGAAATCCGTTCTTTGCTGCCTGAAGCCAGTGAGCCTATCGACCAGGCGGCTCAGGAAGATGAAGCCATCCCGCAGGATGAGCTGGACGATAAAACCGAGAACGAAGCGGGTATCCACGAATATGTTGTGTCTACCGGGGACACGCTGAGCAGCGTGTTGAACCAGTACGGCATCGACATGGGTAATATCAGCCAGCTGGCGGCTGCGGATAAAGATCTTCGTAACCTGAAAATCGGACAACAGCTCTCCTGGACACTAACGGCGGACGGCGATCTCCAGCGTCTGACCTGGGAAATGTCCCGCCGCGAAACCCGCACCTACGATCGCACTGCAAACGGTTTCAAGATGACCAGCGAAATGCAGAAGGGTGACTGGGTTAACAGCGTTCTGAAAGGTACCGTGGGCGCGAGCTTTGTTTCCAGCGCGCGCGATGCAGGCCTGACCAGCGCTGAAATCAGCTCGGTGATCAAAGCCATGCAGTGGCAGATGGATTTCCGCAAGCTGAAGAAGGGCGATGAGTTCTCCGTCCTGATGTCCCGCGAAATGCTGGACGGCAAGCGCGAGCAAAGCCAGCTGCTGGGCGTACGTCTGCGCTCCGAGGGCAAAGATTACTACGCGATTCGTGCCGAAGACGGTAAGTTCTATGACCGCAGCGGTACGGGCCTTGCGAAAGGCTTCCTGCGCTTCCCGACGGCAAAACAGTTCCGCGTCTCCTCGAACTTTAATCCGCGTCGTCTGAACCCGGTAACCGGGCGCGTCGCACCGCACCGTGGCGTTGACTTTGCCATGCCGCAGGGCACACCGGTACTGGCGGTAGGAGATGGCGAAGTGGTGGTGGCCAAGCGTAGCGGTGCCGCCGGATATTATGTCGCGGTACGTCATGGTCGTACTTATACGACCCGCTATATGCACCTGCGTAAGCTGCTGGTCAAACCGGGCCAGAAGGTGAAGCGTGGTGACCGTATCGCGATCTCCGGCAATACCGGACGCTCTACCGGCCCGCACCTGCACTATGAAGTGTGGATCAACCAACAGGCCGTGAACCCGCTGACGGCGAAACTGCCGCGCACCGAAGGCCTGACAGGTAAAGATCGTACTGATTATCTGGCGCAGGTGAAAGAGGTGATGCCGCAGCTGAGCCTAAACTAA
- the znuA gene encoding zinc ABC transporter substrate-binding protein ZnuA codes for MLHKNTLLFAALSAALWGTTAQDVNAAVVASLKPLGFIASAIADGVTETQVLLPDGASEHDYSLRPSDVKRLQNADLVVWIGPEMEAFMQKSAKQVAGEKQVAIAELSGVKPLLMKGADDDGDEHDHHAADGEKGDGDHHHGEYNMHLWLSPEIARLSAVAIHDKLVELMPQSRAKLDANLKDFEAQLAATDKQVGNELAPLKGKGYFVFHDAYGYYEKHYGLTPLGHFTVNPEIQPGAQRLHEIRTQLVEQKATCVFAEPQFRPAVVEAVARGTSVRMGTLDPLGTNIQLSKASYSQFLSQLANQYASCLKGD; via the coding sequence ATGTTACATAAAAATACGCTTCTTTTCGCAGCATTATCCGCTGCCCTTTGGGGTACAACCGCACAAGATGTTAACGCTGCGGTTGTCGCTTCGCTTAAACCACTCGGTTTCATCGCGTCCGCCATTGCAGACGGGGTAACGGAAACCCAGGTTCTGCTCCCTGATGGTGCATCCGAGCATGACTATTCCCTGCGCCCGTCAGATGTAAAACGCTTACAAAACGCGGACTTAGTTGTCTGGATTGGTCCGGAAATGGAAGCGTTCATGCAGAAGTCAGCAAAACAGGTTGCTGGCGAAAAACAGGTCGCGATTGCCGAACTCTCCGGCGTGAAACCGTTGCTCATGAAAGGGGCGGATGACGACGGTGACGAACATGACCATCATGCCGCAGACGGGGAAAAAGGTGATGGAGATCACCATCACGGCGAGTATAACATGCATCTTTGGTTATCCCCAGAGATAGCGCGGCTTTCAGCGGTTGCAATCCACGACAAATTAGTGGAACTTATGCCGCAAAGTCGAGCCAAACTAGACGCCAACCTGAAGGATTTTGAGGCACAATTAGCCGCAACCGATAAGCAGGTTGGTAATGAGCTCGCACCGTTGAAAGGTAAAGGGTATTTCGTTTTTCATGACGCCTACGGCTATTACGAAAAACACTACGGTTTGACCCCGCTGGGCCACTTCACCGTCAACCCTGAAATTCAGCCTGGTGCGCAGCGTTTACATGAAATCAGAACACAGTTGGTTGAGCAAAAAGCGACATGCGTTTTTGCTGAGCCACAGTTCAGGCCAGCGGTCGTAGAAGCCGTGGCCAGGGGAACATCCGTGCGCATGGGAACCCTTGACCCGCTAGGTACGAATATCCAGTTGAGCAAAGCGAGCTATTCGCAGTTCCTCAGCCAACTGGCGAACCAGTATGCGAGCTGCCTGAAAGGAGATTAA
- the znuC gene encoding zinc ABC transporter ATP-binding protein ZnuC, with protein sequence MTTLVSLENISVSFGQRRVLSDVSLDLKPGKILTLLGPNGAGKSTLVRVVLGLVAPDEGVIKREEKLRIGYVPQKLHLDATLPLTVSRFLRLRPGTRKADILPALKRVQAGHLVDAPLQKLSGGETQRVLLARALLSSPQLLVLDEPTQGVDVNGQVALYDLIDQLRRELDCAVLMVSHDLHLVMAKTDEVLCLNHHICCSGTPEVVSMHPEFISMFGPRGAEQLGIYRHHHNHRHDLQGRIVLRRGNGHS encoded by the coding sequence ATGACGACATTGGTTTCTCTTGAAAATATTTCGGTCTCATTCGGGCAGCGCCGCGTCCTCTCTGACGTGTCGCTCGATCTGAAGCCCGGCAAAATTCTGACGCTGCTCGGCCCCAATGGCGCAGGCAAATCCACCCTGGTGCGCGTGGTGCTGGGTCTGGTCGCACCCGATGAGGGCGTGATCAAGCGCGAGGAAAAATTGCGTATTGGCTATGTGCCGCAAAAACTTCACCTCGACGCCACGCTGCCGCTGACGGTCAGCCGTTTTCTGCGTCTGCGCCCCGGCACACGGAAAGCCGATATTCTTCCGGCACTGAAACGCGTGCAGGCGGGTCATCTTGTCGATGCGCCGCTGCAAAAACTGTCCGGCGGTGAAACTCAGCGAGTGTTACTTGCCCGCGCGCTGCTGAGCAGCCCGCAGCTGCTGGTACTGGATGAGCCAACTCAGGGTGTGGATGTGAATGGTCAGGTTGCGCTTTATGATTTGATCGACCAGCTGCGTCGGGAGCTTGATTGCGCCGTGCTGATGGTGTCTCACGACCTGCATCTGGTAATGGCAAAAACCGACGAAGTGCTGTGTCTCAACCACCATATCTGCTGTTCCGGTACGCCTGAAGTGGTGTCAATGCACCCGGAATTTATCTCCATGTTCGGCCCCCGCGGCGCTGAACAGCTGGGTATTTACCGTCATCATCATAATCATCGCCATGATTTACAGGGACGAATCGTACTGCGTCGGGGAAATGGACACTCATGA